In Nitrospirota bacterium, the DNA window CTATAAGGCCGCGCTGATTCAATCCAGTTCAGGCGTGACCTATCGGATGTTGGCCAAGGTGCTTGAAACCGGCAAGGTAGACCTCGTCCATTACGGGTGTGATTTGGATGCGGACGGTAAACCTGTGACGAAGTGGAAGATCCGGCGCATCCTTGAGCAAGCACCCGAACGGTTCGACAAAGAGCTGGAGGCCATCAAGAAGGGTATCGCAGACGATGGCGAGACCGTGCAAGGCGCATGGCTGCATGATATGACCGGCATGGCAGATGTGGCGGCACAGGGCAAGAGCTTGGAAGAATGGTCGCGGAACACGACCGCAGAGGCCAAGAAGAAGCCGAGCTAGCGATCAATCACCGGTTGCCTCTGTGGGTGGCGGGGCCGTCGCTAAAAACGCATGGATCGTGATTGTGGCGTGAGTGGCGGCGACTCGTTCTGCGCCGACGGTGAGGCCGAGATGACGACCGTCAATCGGCGGTGCGCGTCCCGTAGCGACTGCTCCACCTCCTCCGGTGTCGTTCCCCGTGCCAGGAGGAACCCCAGGTAACGCGTCCCTTCCGGGAGCGGGACGAGTTCATCGCCAGGCTGTGCGGTGATCGTCAGTTCGACAATCCCTGGTACGGCTCTCGCGTCAGCTTGTCCCCGTACGTCACTCAGCCTGCCAGCATATGGGATAGGGAGCATCATCACTCCCGCCGCATGCTCCTGTCTGGTCAGGGTCGGGATCGGCATCCGCAGCGCATGGCGGATGATCAGCTCTTCGAGCGACATGCCGGAGGCGAAATCAAGCATACTGGAACAGCGGCCACCGATCGCCCGCGCTGCCATCTCAATGACCCACAGGCCATCGGTATTCACACGAAACTCTCCATGCACCGGCCCTTCCTGTAGTCCCAGGGCCAGCGCCGTTCGCTCAGCACAGTCGAGAATCTGTTGCTGGACCTCAGCCGGAAGGCGCGAAGGGGTCACATAGATCGTCTCTTCGAAAAAAGGGCCATCCAGTGGATCGGGTTTGTCGAAGAGCGCCAACATCTGCAATGTGCCGTTCGTGAGTAACCCTTCCAGCGCCACTTCGCATCCTGGCACAAAATCCTCCGCGAGGATCCAACGGGCCTGCTCATCGCGCGCAGCCCAACCCAAGTCGGTGAGGAGCGCGCCGACACGGTGGAATGCCGTACAAAACTCTTCCTCATCGTTCGCACGAATGACCCCACAACTGGCGGAGAGGATCAGCGGTTTCAGGACGCAGGGATAGTCCACCTGCTTTGCGAACGTTCGTGGATCGCCGTCGAGGGGGTAGACGCGATGGTGAGGCACGGGAATACCCTGCCTGGATAGGCGCTCCCGCATCTCGCGTTTATTACCGGTGGCTGTGACGGAGGCAACAGAATTGTGGGGGAGCCTCAGAGCTTCTGCGATCACTGCTGCCGCGACGGCGGTTCGGTCGTCGACGCCGATCACCGCATCGATCGGGTGTTGTCTGGCGAATTCGGCGGCGGTGCGTGCGGCCGCCTCTGGATGGTGCAGGTCAAGCAGCAAGACATCGTCCGAGGAGATCGGAACGCCTTCGGCAACCCGCTCCATGCCCACGGTTACTGAGACGGGCACCAGGCGGGCCGCTTCGAGGAATGCCTCTGCTCGGTAGGTCGTGGCCGGCAGAAGCAAGAGCAGTCTCGGCATGATATCTGTTTAGCCGGCGATAGGGGTGGCTGTTCCTGCGCGTCTTCGGTGAAAGGCTTCTAACTGCCGATTCGCCTCGGCGATGATCGACAGTTTATCTACCACGTCGACCAGTTTTGCGCCTGGGATCGTGTAATAGCCTTCGTCATCCCCGAGCCCGGTGTAGACGCGGTTGCCGATGCAGCCAAAACTGCTGGCCGTCTGTTCCGATTGCAGTGTTTCCGGAATGATGGCGCAGGTCGGCCGCCCCATGGTGGCGCTCCCGCCTGCGATGCCGGCGGACTGTGCAGCCTCTGCCAGCAGCATCAGTTGCCTGACGGTTCCCCGGATCAGGACCAGGTCTGGGGTGAAGGTTGCCTGTGTCATCGGCGCATAGAGTGCCACGCGAAAGGGTTCTTGCCGACGCGGGATCGTCGGAATATCGGCCATCGTAAGGTACTCCAGTCCCACCATGGTCTCGACGAGCCCGTTGAGCTCAGTCGCGACCTGTGGTGGTAGATCCACACCATGGGTATGGGCACCGACCGGACAGGTATAGTGGTCCGAGGCTTCGGTATAGAAGGTCTGGCCTTCCGCGGCAAGTTTCCAATAGCCGCATCCTGCCGGTGCCGTGGCGGTGACCCGTGGAATATCCGCCGGGGCTGTGTCTCGAAACGCAATTGCCACTGGAGATCGCTTCAATCCCAATAGTTCCTGGATCTTGGTGCCCTGTGTCATCAGTTCAGCTTGCACGATTCGTCCCCCTCTTGATGTGTTGTCACCAACATTCTAGATCTCTCCATGCCCCTTTGTCAGGAGCGGCTTAAACTGTCGGGTCGTTGGTTCAGCGCAGCAGAACCAGGACTCCGTGAGACGAGGTGGTTTTTGACGATTGAGCCTGGCGGGCGTTGGGCGAGTCGAGGGACTCGTTAGACGTCCGGCCATCTCATGGGCCACAGTACGAATGCGATCAAAGGTCAGCATCGCGTCTGTCTCGTCCTTTGCACTGGCCTCCACGATCCCACTTACTGCCTGATGCAGCCGGTCCATCCGCTCGTCCGGATGTGTCCAGGGATATTGAAATCCGGCCTGATCGAGCGCACCGAGAAACTGTCGAATATCAGATTGGTCGAGCAGCGCCGATCCTGGAGGAACCAGGAGGCGAATGCTCAGTTGGACCGGATCGGTTGCATCGATCAGGTCATGCATGTCCACCATGTCTAACATGTAGAGGTAATCGTCCAGGCTGGTCCAGGGTGTAAACGCGACGAGCGACGGGCGAAGGGCGATACCGGCCTCGCGTAGAATGTTGAGCGCGGAGATGATGTCGGCCCCCGTATGGCCCTTCTGGAGCACCTCCAGAACAGGGTCGCTGAACGACTCTACGGCGGAGATCACGAACAGGCATCCCTGCGCGCGCAAGTCCGGCATCAGGGCACGGCGCTTCAAGAGATGCTCGATTTTTGCGGTGAAATCGAACGTCAGGCGTGGGAACTCTTCATGCATGGCGCGAACGATGTTCAGGGAATGTCCTGGGCCGTTTAAGAAATCAGGATCGCCAAACGTGATATGGGTGGCGCCTGCTTGCACCTGGCGCCTGATGTCTTCCAGGACGACGGACTCAGGCACGAGCACGAAGCGTCCGTCATAGACCGGCACGATCGGGCAATGGAGACAGTGATGGAGACATCCGCGGCTGGCTTCGACGTATCCGACCAGCCGTTCGGCGCCCTGCTCTTCGAGCCGGGCATACCGGTCCAGCATCGGGAGCCCTCTGCGACTTGGGATGGGATGCGGGACCGCTGACGCTGTTGAGGCATACCCACGCTGCAGCGAGGGGCTGACCATTCGGTGTCGTGAGCTGACTCCTTCGAGGAGGTTGATGGCCTGATTCCGATCGAGTGTTTCGAGGAGTGACCGCAGGGGAACCTCATACTCTCCCCCTACGACAGAGTCGGCGAGTGTCTGAAGTAAATAGTCCGTATTGATCGAGGCATACAGCCCGTAGAAGCAGATGTGGCAGGCTGGATTCATCGTCCGGATCAATTCGGCGACTCGCACGCCCAGCCGGAGCGCCGTATGCATGGGCACTGAGATGCCGACAAAATGTGCGAGCCTGAGGGCTGCTTCATCCAGGTCATCAATTGCGATGTCGAGCCCGGTCGGCGCAAATCCTGCCTGTTCGAGAAATCCCATCGGTTGAGCAATGCCGATGGGTTGGTGTCCGAGTTCATAACAGGAGATGAGGAGGATTGCGCCGGGCTGTCGCAGGGCTGATCGTCGGTCTGTAGATTCTGTCAGCTGTTCCATGGCGGGTTCCTGCGTGCAATCCGATAGCCTCTCACAGGTAACATACCGGGAAGAGTTGGCGCAATGCGACAGGATTCCCTCGAAGCGGTGTGATTACGCCATGCGCCATGCGCATGATTCTAGAAGGTTGAGGCGTCACTCGCGCATGGGTTTTACAGTGGCTGTGCCTCCTGCTAGACTGACGCCCGTGCAGGTTTGGTTGTGACTATCGGGTGGTCCGCGGCCATGGTGCCTCTATCATGGTCAGCGTCTCGGTGCCAGGAGCGCACGATCAAGCTCCGCCAATCAAGACCGTCAACGCACACACATGTATAACCAGAGAGCACTGTCTCCGAGTGGCCAACACTTGGCGGGATGGCGCTTTCGGAAAGATCGGTCACAGACCTAGATGGTTTCTCCAACGACTCAGCCAGTTTCAGATGCCGCTCAGCTCAAGATTATCCCGCTCATCGCCAAGGAGCTCGGCGTAGGAGCCCATCAGGTCGCAGCCGCAGTCGCCCTGCTCGACGAGGGTTCGACCGTGCCGTTTATCGCACGGTATCGCAAGGAGGTGACGGGCAACCTGGACGATACCCATTTGCGTACGTTGGAGGAACGGCTCCTGTATCTGCGTGAATTGGAATTGCGCCGCACGGCGATTTTGGCCTCGATCGAGGAGCAAGGCAAACTCACCGATCTGCTGCGCGGCACCATTGAAGCCGCCGCGACCAAACAAACGTTGGAAGACCTCTATTTGCCCTACAAGCCCAAGCGCCGCACGCGCGCGCAGATTGCGCGCGAAGCGGGGTTGGAACCATTGGCCGATGGCCTGTTTGCCGATCCGACGCTCGACCCTGAGCTGGAGGCCGTGAAGTATGTGAATGTGAAGCCTGCGTCTGAGGGCGTCGACGCCATCAACGTGCCGGACGCCAAATCTGCGCTTGAGGGTGCGCGGGATATTCTGGTCGAGCGGTTTGCCGAGACCGCCGAGCTGCTCGCCAAGTTGCGGACCCGCCTCTGGGACCAGGGCGTCGTCACATCGACCGTGATGAAGGGCCAGGAAATGGCCGAGGAAGAAAAGTTCCGTGATTATTACGCCTACTCCGAAACCATCCGCACCATTCCCTCTCATCGCGCCCTCGCACTATTCAGGGGCCGCGCGTTGGGCGTCTTGAAGATCGACTTGGGCCTGGGCGAGGCATTGGAAGCGGTCGTGCCGCATCCCTGCATCGCCACCATTGCGGCGCATGTCGGCATCGAAGACCGGGGCCGTCGCGCGGATAAGTGGCTGATGAGTGTCTGCGATTGGACGTGGCGGGTCAAAGTACTTTTGCATCTCACGGTGGAGTTGCTGGTGCAATTGCGCGAAGCGGCGGAAGCCGAGGCGATCAAGATTTTCGGTCGCAATCTGCATGAGCTGTTGCTGGCGGCGCCGGCCGGTCCGAAGGCCGTGCTCGGCCTCGATCCCGGTATCCGTACCGGTTGCAAGGTGGCGGTGGTGGATGCGACCGGCAAGTTGCTGGAGACCACGACCGTGTATCCGCTCCAGCCGCGCAATGACTGGCAAGGATCGCTGGCGACGCTCGCACGGCTGGTCGTGCAACATGGCGTTGAATTGATCTCGATCGGCAATGGGACGGGAAGCCGGGAGACCGACAAGCTGGCTATCGAGGTCATTAAATTAGTCGTGGGGCATAAGCCGGAACAGAAAGTGGCCAAGATCGTGGTCAGTGAAGCCGGGGCATCGGTCTATTCAGCGTCGGCCTTTGCTGCGGCAGAGTTTCCTGAATTGGATGTGAGTCTGCGCGGGGCCGTTTCCATTGCCCGTCGTTTGCAAGACCCGCTGGCAGAGTTGGTGAAGATCGATCCCAAGGCCATCGGCGTCGGCCAATATCAGCACGATGTGAACCAGAAGGCGTTGGCACGATCGCTGGATGCCACCGTCGAAGATTGCGTGAACGCTGTCGGTGTGGACGTCAATACGGCGTCGGCTCCGTTGCTTGAACGGGTGTCGGGTCTGAATAAGGTGCTGGCGAAGAATATCGTCGAGTACCGCGATGCCAATGGTCCGTTTGCGAACCGGACCACGATCCGAAAGGTGCCGCGCCTTGGCGATAAAACGTTCGAACAGGCCGCTGGATTTCTGCGTATCAATGATGGCGACAATCCGCTGGATCGCTCCTCGGTCCATCCGGAAGCCTATCCGGTGGTCGAGCGCATTCTGGCGCGCATTGGTAAAGGTATGATGGACGTGATGGGTCAGCCTGCAGTCTTGAAGGGATTGTCGCCCGCGGATTTCACCGATGAGAAGTTCGGTGTGCCGACGGTGCGGGACATCCTGACCGAGTTAGAAAAACCTGGCCGCGACCCGCGTCCGGAATTTAAAACAGCCACCTTCCAAGAAGGCATCGAGTCGCTGACCGACCTGCATCCCGGTATGGTCCTCGAAGGCGTGGTGACAAACGTCGCGGCCTTCGGTGCCTTCGTCGACGTCGGCGTACATCAGGACGGGCTCGTGCACGTATCGGCGCTGGCTAATAAGTTCATCAAGGACCCCCATGAGGTCGTCAAGCCTGGTCAGATCGTGAAGGTGAAGGTGCTGGAAGTCGATGTGAAGCGCCAGCGCATCAGTCTGACTATGCGGCTTGACGATGTGCCCGGGAGTGGTTCGGTTTCTAATCGCGCACCAGCTGAGGCCTCTACGGGAGCCGCACGCGATCAACGAGACCGGCGTCCGTCAGCACCTCAGCATGCCCCGGAGCGTCAGGCACAGCCGGCCGGGACGATGGCGATGGCCCTGGCGCTTGCCCGTGCCAAGCAGAAGACTTAGCGCATCGAGAGGCGAGGGCTATTAAATTATTGGAGAAGACGATCGTGAAAATTGAGGAGAACCCAGGGATTGGGTCCGTACGTGAACTATGGCGGTACCCCGTGAAGTCGATGCTGGGGGAGCAGTTGGCCATGGTAGCTGTGACTGAGCGAGGACTCCAGGGTGATCGCCGGTTTGCATTGCTCGACCGTGAGACCGGACATGTGGTGAGTGCAAAGAATCCCAAGCGTTGGCCTAGTCTGTTTACGTTTCAGGCGCGCCTCCTTCCAGGAGCTTCGATGGGCGTGGAGATTACGCTTCCGGATGGACGGATTGTCACGGAGTCTTTGCGAGAGGTGGATGCTGTCCTGTCTCAGCAACTTGGCCGAACGGTCACGCTTACGACCGTGCCTCCGGCTCAGCCTCTGTTGGAACAATATGTTCCCAATCTGGATGGCCTGGTTGAGCGGGACAGCGAGACCACGGTGAAGATGCCTCCCACTACCTTCTTCGATGAAGCGCCCGTCCATCTATTGACGACTGCGACGCTTGAAGCCTTGCAATCGCGCTATCCGGACGGGCTCTTTGATGCGCGGCGGTTCCGGCCCAATGTAGTCATCGATCCTGGAACTTCGGACCCCGTTTTTTTGGAGAACGACTGGAAGGGGCATGTTCTTGCAATAGGTTCCCATGTTCGGTTGTCAGTCACGAGTCTCTGCGCGCGCTGTGTGATGACGACGTTACCGCAACATGACCTACCTCAAGACCGAGGGATACTTCGTGCGGTAGTCCAGCATAATCAGGGTATGGTAGGGGTGTTGGCCACAGTCGTCACGCCGGGCTCTGTGCATGCCGGGGATATGGTTCGCCTTGAGGGCTAAGGTTTCCTCGGTCGGGTCGGGTTAGACCAGTCCTCGCAATGGGCGAGACCAACCAACATCGCAGCACTACGTGGCCGGTCTCGCACTTCAGGCATGAGGAGCCATGGCCCCTGGCGGATTGGATACAGCGTCTGCTAGCGGTGCGATGGCGCAGGCCGATGATGCAAGAGCGCCGGCCCCAGCGGGAGCAGTGGGTGGCCGGTGAAGGCGGTCGTGAGGCTGGAGACCGCGTGATAAAACGCCATGAGTCCTACGAGGATGTGGAAGATGCCCGGGAGCATTTCAGATAGTAGATCCACGTGTGCGAGGAAGGTGGTGAAGAAGGTAATTGTAATGACGGCATGCAGGGCGCAGAGCGTCGTATTCCGATAGGCGGTGAGGTACACCATGATGGCAGAGAAAAAGAAATAGACCAGGGTGATCGGTGCATACAGCACCATGCTGAGATGAAAGGTGGTGCTCGCACTGACGAGTTTCGCCATGCAGACGGTGGTCCAGAAGAATCCGTACATGGTCAGGGCAGTGCCGCCGAGTTGCTCGTGATAACGGATGTCGGTCATGCCAGCCAGGATTTGCACGATGCCGCCGAAGATTAAGGCAATAACCAGCGTGCCAACTCGATCTTGGTCAGGAATTCCACCCAACTGCGCGACTCCCAGGGTGAGAGCACCGACCGCCAGCCCGAACAGGCCAATGGCTAAGACATCGATTCGTCGCGGGTGTAATTCGTCGGGCATGAGGACTCCTTGTTCATGTTCTTGTAGTGCTGTGACTGTCAAGACGTGGGAGCATGCAAGAGCAGGGGCAAAAAAACAAGGCCCATACAGGAGGGATGTGCGCTGGCGTTATAGCCGGGGAGCCGGTTTCGTTTTGAAGAAATCTCCGCCTTTCACGGATTCGTCGTCCGTGCCCCAGGCGATCTGTTTATCCTGTCGTTTCATGAGTGGCACATGTTTGGAACAGTGGATATAGGCTTCTTCGACGTCGATGATGATCCAGGCTTCAGGGCGGCGTCCTCCCTTCATTCGAGAGGCTTCGACCATGCCGGCTGGAAGATGGGGGAAGGTGGTGAGGTCATCGGGGCTGAAGACCCGAGCAGCTCCATTCACATGTAATCCCACCGTGCTCTGATAATAGTCGAGAAAGATCATCCCGATCTGCGGGTTTTCTAGAATATTACCCACGCTCGCCAGGACGCCGTTTCCCCGATATTCCGGATAGGCGACGGTCTTTTCATCGAGCACCTGGACGAATCCCGGTGTGCCGGCGCGGAAGGAGCAATCGCAATGGCCCGCCGCATCGGCAGTGGCGATGAAGACCATTTCCTGCCGGGCGATGAACTGCTGCATCAGGGGATTCAGATAGTCCAGCATCTGATTGGCATAAAACGATGCGGCGCGGGCATTGCTACCGAATCGTTGTTGCGCCTGCTGTTCTGCTGGCGAGGCTGGGCGTTTCATGGGCACACTCCTGGTCACAGATTGCCGATTGCCATGGCGTCTGGACCCATTGTCCATCACGAAAGACCCGTTTGTCGAATGCGTTACAGAGGATGCCGAACTGCGAAGGGGCTCAGGATGCCTTGTCGGTGTGCCAATCTCAGCTTGCACGAACGGCTACCAGTAACTTTCATAGCTGTCTCCTGAAGAACTCCGGTGTGACCTAAGAGTTATGAAGCATTTTTGTGACGGGAGCGGAAATCACCTAAAATTGTACAGGGCTCTCTGCCTCGCCAAGGCTACCAACGTAAGGCCAGAGGCCTCTGCCATTGCATCGCATGGGGCCAATCAGGTCACA includes these proteins:
- a CDS encoding Tex family protein, whose amino-acid sequence is MVSPTTQPVSDAAQLKIIPLIAKELGVGAHQVAAAVALLDEGSTVPFIARYRKEVTGNLDDTHLRTLEERLLYLRELELRRTAILASIEEQGKLTDLLRGTIEAAATKQTLEDLYLPYKPKRRTRAQIAREAGLEPLADGLFADPTLDPELEAVKYVNVKPASEGVDAINVPDAKSALEGARDILVERFAETAELLAKLRTRLWDQGVVTSTVMKGQEMAEEEKFRDYYAYSETIRTIPSHRALALFRGRALGVLKIDLGLGEALEAVVPHPCIATIAAHVGIEDRGRRADKWLMSVCDWTWRVKVLLHLTVELLVQLREAAEAEAIKIFGRNLHELLLAAPAGPKAVLGLDPGIRTGCKVAVVDATGKLLETTTVYPLQPRNDWQGSLATLARLVVQHGVELISIGNGTGSRETDKLAIEVIKLVVGHKPEQKVAKIVVSEAGASVYSASAFAAAEFPELDVSLRGAVSIARRLQDPLAELVKIDPKAIGVGQYQHDVNQKALARSLDATVEDCVNAVGVDVNTASAPLLERVSGLNKVLAKNIVEYRDANGPFANRTTIRKVPRLGDKTFEQAAGFLRINDGDNPLDRSSVHPEAYPVVERILARIGKGMMDVMGQPAVLKGLSPADFTDEKFGVPTVRDILTELEKPGRDPRPEFKTATFQEGIESLTDLHPGMVLEGVVTNVAAFGAFVDVGVHQDGLVHVSALANKFIKDPHEVVKPGQIVKVKVLEVDVKRQRISLTMRLDDVPGSGSVSNRAPAEASTGAARDQRDRRPSAPQHAPERQAQPAGTMAMALALARAKQKT
- a CDS encoding ATP-grasp domain-containing protein; this encodes MPRLLLLLPATTYRAEAFLEAARLVPVSVTVGMERVAEGVPISSDDVLLLDLHHPEAAARTAAEFARQHPIDAVIGVDDRTAVAAAVIAEALRLPHNSVASVTATGNKREMRERLSRQGIPVPHHRVYPLDGDPRTFAKQVDYPCVLKPLILSASCGVIRANDEEEFCTAFHRVGALLTDLGWAARDEQARWILAEDFVPGCEVALEGLLTNGTLQMLALFDKPDPLDGPFFEETIYVTPSRLPAEVQQQILDCAERTALALGLQEGPVHGEFRVNTDGLWVIEMAARAIGGRCSSMLDFASGMSLEELIIRHALRMPIPTLTRQEHAAGVMMLPIPYAGRLSDVRGQADARAVPGIVELTITAQPGDELVPLPEGTRYLGFLLARGTTPEEVEQSLRDAHRRLTVVISASPSAQNESPPLTPQSRSMRF
- a CDS encoding pyridoxamine 5'-phosphate oxidase family protein, coding for MKRPASPAEQQAQQRFGSNARAASFYANQMLDYLNPLMQQFIARQEMVFIATADAAGHCDCSFRAGTPGFVQVLDEKTVAYPEYRGNGVLASVGNILENPQIGMIFLDYYQSTVGLHVNGAARVFSPDDLTTFPHLPAGMVEASRMKGGRRPEAWIIIDVEEAYIHCSKHVPLMKRQDKQIAWGTDDESVKGGDFFKTKPAPRL
- a CDS encoding GPR1/FUN34/YaaH family transporter, which gives rise to MPDELHPRRIDVLAIGLFGLAVGALTLGVAQLGGIPDQDRVGTLVIALIFGGIVQILAGMTDIRYHEQLGGTALTMYGFFWTTVCMAKLVSASTTFHLSMVLYAPITLVYFFFSAIMVYLTAYRNTTLCALHAVITITFFTTFLAHVDLLSEMLPGIFHILVGLMAFYHAVSSLTTAFTGHPLLPLGPALLHHRPAPSHR
- a CDS encoding MOSC domain-containing protein produces the protein MKIEENPGIGSVRELWRYPVKSMLGEQLAMVAVTERGLQGDRRFALLDRETGHVVSAKNPKRWPSLFTFQARLLPGASMGVEITLPDGRIVTESLREVDAVLSQQLGRTVTLTTVPPAQPLLEQYVPNLDGLVERDSETTVKMPPTTFFDEAPVHLLTTATLEALQSRYPDGLFDARRFRPNVVIDPGTSDPVFLENDWKGHVLAIGSHVRLSVTSLCARCVMTTLPQHDLPQDRGILRAVVQHNQGMVGVLATVVTPGSVHAGDMVRLEG
- a CDS encoding DUF169 domain-containing protein, whose amino-acid sequence is MQAELMTQGTKIQELLGLKRSPVAIAFRDTAPADIPRVTATAPAGCGYWKLAAEGQTFYTEASDHYTCPVGAHTHGVDLPPQVATELNGLVETMVGLEYLTMADIPTIPRRQEPFRVALYAPMTQATFTPDLVLIRGTVRQLMLLAEAAQSAGIAGGSATMGRPTCAIIPETLQSEQTASSFGCIGNRVYTGLGDDEGYYTIPGAKLVDVVDKLSIIAEANRQLEAFHRRRAGTATPIAG
- a CDS encoding CUAEP/CCAEP-tail radical SAM protein gives rise to the protein MEQLTESTDRRSALRQPGAILLISCYELGHQPIGIAQPMGFLEQAGFAPTGLDIAIDDLDEAALRLAHFVGISVPMHTALRLGVRVAELIRTMNPACHICFYGLYASINTDYLLQTLADSVVGGEYEVPLRSLLETLDRNQAINLLEGVSSRHRMVSPSLQRGYASTASAVPHPIPSRRGLPMLDRYARLEEQGAERLVGYVEASRGCLHHCLHCPIVPVYDGRFVLVPESVVLEDIRRQVQAGATHITFGDPDFLNGPGHSLNIVRAMHEEFPRLTFDFTAKIEHLLKRRALMPDLRAQGCLFVISAVESFSDPVLEVLQKGHTGADIISALNILREAGIALRPSLVAFTPWTSLDDYLYMLDMVDMHDLIDATDPVQLSIRLLVPPGSALLDQSDIRQFLGALDQAGFQYPWTHPDERMDRLHQAVSGIVEASAKDETDAMLTFDRIRTVAHEMAGRLTSPSTRPTPARLNRQKPPRLTESWFCCAEPTTRQFKPLLTKGHGEI